The Reichenbachiella carrageenanivorans region AAAGACTGATTTTTTCATGAGCCAGATTGAATTCGTCTGCTGTTTCTACAACAAAACCTTCTTTAGACAGATACTCCGAAATACTTTCGGCAAGCCCTTTTTCATCTTCAACAACCAAAATTTTCACGCGTACTTTCTTTTAAAACTAGACCGTAAATATAGGATTTGAATTCTGTAAACATTTTGGAATTTGCGCTTTCTAGATTCCCAATTGTTTCCAAAGTCGGTTTATAGGTTTGTCTCATATTTTTTTAAACAGCAAATATGTGTGAGCAAATGACAAAAAGTAGAAGCAAATTAAAGCTCCTGATTTTGATGACAATAATGAATGGAGCATGGAATGCCGTGTTGGGGCAAACATTGGATTTGGCAAAAAGCCTAGAAATGGCCAAAGCTAACTATTCAAGCATTCAAGCCAAACGCGCCCTTTCTGAAGCGACACTACAAGAAGTAGGGGCGACCAAAAACATATACATGCCGAAGTTGATGCTACAGCATCAATATACCTATTCAACTGGCAACAGTGTAGAAGGTGGTTTTTTCCCCAACGAAGGTACGATTTCACCGTCAGGAGGTATCCGTACTGAAAACATAAATCAGGGTGCATATGGGAGTTTTACCTCGGCTATTATGGAGTGGGATGTTTTCAGTTTTGGAAAGCAATCATCTAATGTAAGAGCAGCTAAAGCAGATGCCAATGCTGGTCAGTTGGATCTTGAGAACGAGATATTTCAGCATCAAATCAGAGTAGCTGATGCCTATCTATTATTGTTGGTGTCAGAAAAACTAACCGAAGTACAAGAGCATAATGTAATACGAGCGAAAAACTTTAGTGATGCGGTAGATGCAGGTGTCAGAGCCCAGCTTCGAGCCGGTGTTGATAGTTCATTGGCGCATGCCGAATATGCACGGGCTAGGGTGCTTCTGCTAGAAAGTCAGCGCAATGAACAGATGAGAAAATATCGTCTGATCGAGCTTTTAGGAGAGGATGCACAGACCTTTTCATTGGAAATTGATAGTATGAGTTTTTGTTCGCAGTTGCCAGTTGTAGGTTTTGCAAATATGGAGATCGATCAAAACCCATTGCTCAGAATGCAGCAAGCCAAAATCGAAGCTGCAGGGCAGCGAGCCTTAGCAATGAAGCGAAGTTTTATGCCAACGGTGTCATTAGTAGCTGCTGGCTGGGCAAGAGGTGCTGGCGTCGATAATGCTGATGGTTCTTACCATACAGATTTTGCTAACGGAACTCAGTACCAAGTGAGCAATTATCTGCTTGGCGTGACTGCCAAATGGAGGGTTACCGATGGTTTTTTAATCAGAAATAGATACAAAAAACTCCAATATATCACTGATCAGAATACACAGCAATTTTATCAGCAACAAAACATGCTGAAACGTCAAGCGACCGAATCAGAAATGCAGTATCGCATTATGATGGAAAAGGCCCGAACCATACCACTACAAATGAAAGCCGCAAAGCAGGCTTATACCCAAGCAGAAGCGCGATATGAAAATGGATTGAGTGACCTGTCGACACTACTTCAAAGTATGGTTGTGCTCAATCAAGCAGAGGCAGATTTAGCCATAGCCTATAGTAATGTGTGGAGATCACACCTAATGGTAGCTGCTGCAAAAGGAGATTTGACGTCATTTTTCGATTCGCTCTAATCAAGGCGAGTCCTATTAAAAATTAATTAAAGGATTATGTTAAAACTAATAAAATCTGCCTTACAGAAACCTATATCAGTGATGGTAGGTATCATAGGCATTCTGTTTTTTTCGGTGATTTCCATCAAGGAAATTCCTGTTGATATATTTCCAGAATTGGAATTGCCATCGATATATATTATTCAGCCCTATGGAGGAATGGCACCTGATCAGATGGATGGGTTTATTACTACTCGGTATCAGGATCATTTCCTGTATGTATCAGGAGTTCGAGATGTCGAAGTACGTACCATACAAGGGATGTCTATTCTGGAATTGAAATTTTACCCAGGAACGGACATGGGAGAAGCGGCCGCTGAAGTGGCTAATAATATAGCAAGAACAAAGGCTTATATGCCAGAAGGTACAGTGCCGCCTCAAGTTTTGCGATTTGATGCCAGCTCAGTACCAGTAGGGCAGTTGGTGTTTGAGAGTGAGACGCATACGCTCAATGAAATACAAGACTTGGCTTCTTCGCGTGTTCGACCTATGTTTTCGAAAATAGAGGGAGTATCGAGCCCGCCGCCACTTGGAGGAAATCAGCGAAGTATTGTGATCAAAGTAGATCCAAAACAACTGAGAAGTTATAAAGTGACTCCAGAGGAAGTGATCAAGGCAGTGATTGCCAACAACCAGCCTTCTCCTGCGGGGAATGTTAGAATCGGAAATAAAGCATTGATGGCGCCTATCAATTCACTCATCGATGACCCACAGGAGTTTCTCGATGTGCCTATCCGAACAGGGTCAGGGCCGTCTGTTTTTATCAGAGATGTAGCCACTGTCGAAGATGCTGCAGATATTACAGTCGGATTTGCCCTTATTCAAGGTAAGCGTGCAGTTTATATACCAGTGGTGAAAAAGGCAGATGCCTCTACGCTTTCTGTGGTGAATAATATAAAAGAAGCATTGCCTCGATTGCAGCATGCAGTACCTGAAGATGTTAAAATTTCCTATCAGTTTGATCAGTCTGTTTATGTATCCAATTCACTCAAGAGTTTAATTGTGGAAGGAATTCTCGGTGCCTTACTAACAGGGCTTATGGTGTTTTTGTTTTTAAAAGATTGGAGAAGTGTAATCATTGTGGTGGTTACTATTCCTGTGTCGGTTCTTTGTTCTGTGATGATCTTAAATCTGTTTGGGCAAACGATCAATATTATGACCTTGAGTGGATTGGCACTATCTATTGGGATATTGGTAGATGAGGCTACGATCACTATCGAAAACATTCACCAGCATCTAGAAATGAAGAAAACTAAAGCCATGGCGATTTGGGAAGCATGTAAAGAAATCGCATTTCCTAAGTTGCTAATTCTGCTATGTATTTTGGCTGTTTTCTTACCCGCTTTGGTCATGCATGGCGTACCTAGGTCTATGTTTTTACCCTTGTCGTTGGCTGTAGGGTTTGCGATGATAGCCTCCTTTTTACTATCTCAAACTTTAGTGCCTGTATTATCCAATTGGTTATTGAAAGGTCATGTTTCAATACCAAAGAGTGAAGAACTTACAGGTTTTGATCGATTCAAAGATCGATACCTCAAGTTGCTCGGCGAGATAATGGAAAAACGAAAATGGTGGGTTGGCGGATATTTGGTGATAGCTCTGGGTATTGCAGGATTATCATTTTATGTGATCGGTACAGATATTTTGCCTCATGCCAATAGTCATCAGTTTCAGCTCCGACTCAAAGCTGCAGATGGGACTCGTGTAGAGCGTACCGAAGAAATGACACTGAAAGTACTCGACTTGATTGATGAGGAAGTGGGAGAGGAGAATGTGGTCATTACTTCTGCCTATGTGGGCAACGTGCCTACGAGTTACGGTTCGGCGCAAGCCTTTGTGTTTAATAGTGGCCCTCATGAAGCGGTGATGCAAGTAGCACTGGATGAATCGTATCCCGTAAAAATGGATGAACTTAAAGAAAGGCTTCGTGCAAGAGTTTCTGAAAATATGCCTGAGCTAAAAGTGTCTTTTGAACCTATTGAGCTCGTAGATAAGATTATGAGTCAGGGTGCTGCTACGCCTATAGAGGTTCGAGTGGCCGCAAAAGATATCATACAGGCATATGGCTTTGCAGAGAAGATACGTGTCAATATGGGAAAGATTCCATTCTTGCGTGACGTACAGATCAAACAGCCAATGAATTATCCTACACTAAATATAGACATTGATCGTGCACGTGCGGGACAATTAGGGGTCACGCCAGTTCAGGTAGCGAAGTCCATGGTGGCAGCTACTTCTTCGAGTCGGTTTACAGATAAAAACCTTTGGTTGGACAATTCTAAAGGGTTGGCCTATCAGGTACAGGTACAAATACCAGAGCATGAAATGTCTTCTGTGAATGATGTGGCCAATATTCCGTTGCAAGCTGGGGCGGCACGACCAGCACTGGCCGATGTGGCTACTATTTCTCAGGAGGTTAGCCCAGGACAATATGACCGTACGGGGCCAAACCGGTTGGTAACCATTACTGCTAATATTCAAGAAAAGGATTTGGGTGCAGCCAAAAAAGCTGTGCAGCATGCGATTGATCAGACTGGCGAGCCCCCTCGGGGTATGATCGTAGAATCGAAGGGTTTAGCTCAATTGCTTACGGAGACTTTAGATAGCTTACAGGGAGGTTTACTTGTCGCAATTGTAATTATTTTCTTACTCCTTACGGCCAATTATCAATCATTCAAACTATCACTTGTAGTACTATCATCTATCCCTGCTGTGCTGGCAGGGTCACTGATGATGTTGCTGCTCTGTGGAGCCACACTCAATTTGCAGTCCTATATGGGGATGATTATGTCGTTAGGCGTTTCGGTGTCCAATGCCATTTTGATGGTCACTAATGCAGAGAGTATTAGACTGGAAGAGAAAGATGCACGTAAGGCGGGGTTGATGGCTGCTAATGGAAGAATACGTCCCATCATTATGACCAGTATCGCCATGATTATGGGTATGGCACCTATGGCCTTAGGTATGGGAGAAGGTGGCGATCAAGTTTCTCCATTGGGGCAGGCAGTGATCGGAGGGCTTATTGCCTCTACACTGGCATCGTTACTTATTCTGCCAAGTACTTTTAGCTTGTTGCAAGCCAAGGCAGGTTTTGATTCTGTGTCTTTAGATCCTGAAGACGTAGAGAGTAAATATTTTCAAAAACAATCGTGAAAAAGAGTTTAAAAATTAAAGAGATGTATAAAGCAATAGAAAGAGTAGGGTGCTTGATTGTGATCGCTGTACTCATACAATCATGTAGTCATGGGGCTAAATCTAATGAGAGCCCAAAGACATTGGTTCCCGAAGTTGAAATAACTAATGTGCAAGAAAAGACTCCTTCTAGACAGGTTGTGCTGCCAGGAGAACTGAAGCCATGGAACAAAGTAGATATTCTGGCCAGAGTCCGAGGCTATGTAGGAGGGATTCATGTAGATAGAGGGAGTATGGTGAAAAAAGGGCAGGTTTTGACTGTTTTGGAAGCGCCCGAAGTGGTGGCGGAATTAGGCAATGCTCAGGCGCAATACGAGACAGCCAAAGCAGGTGTGATAGAGCAAGAGGCTCGACTAAGGTCTAGTAAACTGACCTATAATCGCCTGATGGTGACGAGCAAGACTCCTGGCGCAGTATCAGCTAATGAAATAGATATGGCCTATGCTCGAATGATGGTGGATAGTGCTGCCACAGTATCAAGAGAGGGCTTGTTGGAGGCTGCGCGGGCTAAGCTGGTCTCGCAGCGCCAGTTGGTGAAATACCTAACTGTAAGGGCACCTTTCAACGGGATCATTACGGCAAGGAATGTGAGCCCAGGGACGCTTGTGGGATCGGGAGGCAACCAAGGGCTTCCCATGTTTGTGCTAGAGGACAGATCAAGATTACGGTTGACTGTAGCCATTCCAGAGCGCATGACGAATGCTATTCCTAAAGACAGTGAAGTAAGCTTTGTAGTCGCGGCTAATCCAGGTGATAGCTTTGTGGGGCACTATGCACGAAGTGCCAATAGTCTGGAAGAGATGAATCGTTCTATGCTTACTGAATTTGATGTAGACAATAAATCTGGCGAATTGAAATCTGGAATGTATGCTGAAGTTACTTTGCCTTTGGTGCGTAATGAGGCTACTTTGTTTGTGCCTGCTTCTGCATTGGTGCATACGTCGGAAGGCGTATACGTAATTAAAACGGTGGGTAATACCGCAGAATGGGTAAGCGTGGAGAAAGGAAACCAAATTGAAGATTTGGTGGAAGTATTTGGAGCGATAGAAGCAAAACAAAATATTTTATTGGTAGGTAACCCTGAAATTAGAAATGGACAAAGGGTGAACATAGCACCATCCAAGTCTTAATTTTTTATTTTAGGTGATGGGTCGAAACTTATGTGCTTCGACCCATTTTTCATTAAAATCCGATCTCCATCTGCGCGATAAACAATAGGGCATCATCGGCAGTGTAATTGTCAATGTAAGAGGCACTGGCTTGTATTTTGAGCGTATGCCCTGCAATGAATTTGGAGACGTTTAGGGTGTAAATATTTTCTTTGTCTCCAATAGATTCACTTTCAGGTGCATTATATACATAGCGACCTGCAAATTCGAGATTATTTTTAAGTAGATAGCCTGCGGAAATATTGAAAGCTTCTCCTGTATAATAATATCGGGTGGTACCAGTTTCATCTATGCCATCATGAGGTCCATCAAGTATGGTTCTGATACCGTATTCCGACATCATTGAGAATCCATTGTATTTGAACATCGCGTCTATAAAAAGTGTGGAAAAATCCACTTCGGTATTTAGGAACCTCCCCAATTGTCCTCTTTCTCTGTTGTTGTTGTCGTTGAAGTCATAAGTAACTCCGATCGATAGTTTTGGCTTAGGTTCTCTCATCAGGTCAGAACCGAAATAATCTCCTTTCTTTTTGAATTTGCCAAAAGGAAGAATCTCACCTCTTACTGTATAGTCATAGCCATTAGAACTATTCGAAATAGTCACATTTCGACCTTCACCCATAGAAATAGATGCAATTTCACGCAACACCATTTGACCAATTGTATGTTCGTGATGTAGTTGTATCCCAATGTCTCGGTCTAGCGTGTATCGATTGTTGAGCTGACTACGCTCTGTGAATTGCAAGGCGCCAGAAGAAATCACCCTTTCTCTGTTGCCAGGTAGTTTTGTTTGACCTACCCAGAGGTGCCAATTTTTCCGAAAATGCCATTTGAGCGCAGCGTCTAGGACGATGTTGGCTGCTCCAGAGTTTTCATTGTAAAAACTACCCTGATCGCGGTTGGATAGCCCCAGTTCAATTTTGTATTCGATTCGTGGGTCATACAAAAAACCTTTGAATTTTAAGCGATACCGTCTTATTAGAAACTGATCCGCATATTCTTCTGAGTCAAAGTCGTAGAGGCCTAGGTATTGTGTTTGAAATCTGAGATTGATTTGCGTACTAAAAGTCGAATCTTTGTCAACGAACCGTAATCCGTTCCCGATTTTACTGCCGTCGAATGATTGAGCTTGGGCCATAACGGCACAGGTAGCCAAAGCTAAAGTGAAGTAAAAAAGTTTCATATTTTCTGAATATAAGCCGCGAAGATACCCTGCCAAACTTGCTTACTAGTTAATTAAAGGTTTCCTTAATGTTAAGCAATTGTTAACAAAATGAAGAAATGCTGCTTAAATGATTCAGAGCCTATGCAAAAAGATAAGCGCGAGGGGTAATATAAAAAATATGAAAAGGATATAGAAAAAACCAATGACACGGTATTGCATGGTCATAAGTCCAAATTGTCTCGCATAGCGAATAGGCAATTGATTGAGGTAGGGTATAACTAAGAAAAGAATGCTCCCTATCAAGTTGAATAAAAAGTGAACCACTGCAATACTTAAAGCAGCTTCAGATTTATTGAATGCAGCGATGAGTGCAGTAATGGTAGTACCCACATTGGCGCCTACAATGTAGGGGTATATTTTGCTCAAATGGATTTTTCCAGTAGCTCCCAATGGAACGATGATAGAGGTAGTGATAGAGCTAGATTGAATTCCGGCAGTTAGTACTGTGCCTAAACCAAATGAATTGAGTTTGTTTTTGAAAAACACTTCTTGAAAACGTTCTTCTGATGCACCTATCATCCTGTTGGAAATGATTTTGGATATAATCTTGATGGATGCAAATAATGCAATACAAGCTACAAGTACCAGTACGAATTTGTACTCGACAGAATCAATCAAAAAACCATTGATCATATCAAAGAAACTCAATCCCGATTCCTGTCCTTTTGCCGCAGGAGTATGAGACAAATTTAAAGCTGTGACGACTTGAGTAGAGAGTTTGGAGAGTACGTGGTAGTAATATTCCAATGGAAACAACACCATCACCGTCATGATATTGAAAAAGTCGTGCATTACGCCAGTCGCAATAGCATTTTTAAACTCTTTGTTGTCGGTGATATAACTAAGGGAGACAATGGTACTAGTCAGGGTAGTACCCATATTGGCACCCATGATCATGGGTACTGCATTCTCTAGAGTCATTCCTCCTGAGGCTACTACAGCTACTATGAGAGAAGTACTCGTAGAACTGCTTTGAATTACGGCAGTGATAAACAGTCCGATAAAGAGACTAATAAAAGGGTTGGAGGTAATGGCTAATACTTTGATTACCGTATCATTGCCAATTACATGAAAAGAGCTGGTCATTAGATCTAATGACCATAAGAATACCAATAAAGCGAGCGATATGCTCAGTATAAACTGTACTAGATTAAGTTTTTGTGTTGTACTACCTTCCATAATTCAAGCTGCAAAAGTAGAATAGTTTGACTTCTCATATATTACTAAATTGTTATGAAGTGAAAGGTAAAGTAGAACTGCTTGGGTTTATCCTTAACATTTATTTAAAATTGAGCTTCTTTAATATTATTAGCTTTGCAAGCATTTTAAAATCAATTCAGAAAAATAAATAACGATCTCGTGGAATACGGAATTTTTGACATTTTACAGTTAATAGGAGCACTAGGTTTCTTCATTTATGGGATGAAGGTAATGAGTGAATCTATTCAGAAGGCAGCGGGGGATTCATTGAGATCTGTCATGAGTATTATTACTTCCAATCGAGTGAGTGGAGTATTTACAGGTTTTTTAACCACAGCTATTATACAATCATCATCAGCGACTACCGTGATGGTGGTAAGCTTTGTAAATGCTGGATTGCTAAAACTAAGGCAAGCTATAGGTGTAATTATGGGAGCCAATATAGGCACCACCATTACAGGCGTTTTAATCTTGGTATTTGGATTTTCAAAGTTTAGTATATCGCATTACACTTTGCCTATCATAGCGGTGGGTTTTCCCATGCTATTTGCTAAAAAAGTAGAGTGGAAATACTGGGGTGAATTTTTAATTGGATTCTCCCTTTTGTTTATGGGATTGGATGCCTTGAAGCATGCAGTTCCTGATTTAAAGCAAAATCCGGAAATTCTGGAATGGATTGCTGATATTAATAACTTAGGATTTATATCTGTCATTATTTCGGTATTAATAGGTACTATTTTGACTGTCGTTGTTCAGTCTTCTAGTGCTGCAATGACCGTTACACTTATTATGTGTCATAACGGTTGGATTCCATTCGATATGGCAGCGGGTATTGTGCTGGGTGAGAATATCGGAACTACCATCACGGCTAACTTAGCTGCCTTGGTAGGTAACGTGCATGCTAAACGTGCGGCATTGTCTCACTTTATGTTCAACGTGTTTGGTGTGGTGTGGATGTTATTGGTGTTTAATCTGTACATCGGAACCATTGATTCTATAATGGTTTCATTTGACTTAGGTTCACCACTCAACGATACGGCATCGATCAACTGGGGGTTGATATGTTTTCATACCAGTTTTAACATTGTGAATACCTTAATTATGATTTGGTTCGTGCCTCAGATCGAGCAGATCGTAACCAAATTAGTTACCTCTAAGGATGAAGAAGATGAAGAATTTCACCTTGAGTTTATTGGGACTCAATTGATGCGTACAGCCGAATTGTCCTTGATGGAGGCTAGGAAAGAAGTAGTCAACTTTAGTAAGCAAGTTGTGAAGATGAGTAGGTTTGTTCAAGAGCTGGTCACTTCTGATGATAACAAAAGAATAGAGGCTCTAACGGAAAAAATATCTAAATATGAGGACAGAACAGATGAGTTGGAAATGGAAATCGACGATTATCTGGTGAAGGTGTCTGAGGGGAGATTGAGTACGGCTGCATCCGAAGAGATTCGTGCCATCATGAGTATCACAAGCGATTTAGAAAGGTCTGCGGATATTTTTATGAGAATGTCTCGTGAGATCAATAGAAAAAATAAGCACAACCTGACCTTCACTTCTGATCAGATTCTGAACATCCAAAAGATATTTGGATTGGTAGATGCTGCTTTGGCCGAAATGCACAAAAATTTGAAATCAGATTATTCAGAAGTGCTGTTGGAGGGTGCTCGAAAGAGTGAAGAAGCCATCAACAAAATGAAAAAAGAGCTTAGCAAGAAGCACTGGAAGAGCGTAGAAGAAAATCACTACGATGTCCAAACAGGCATTGTCTATAGAGATATTATCTTTGGCTGTGAGCGTATTGGAGATCACGTGATCAATGTTACAGAAAGCATTGTAGGAATAGAAGAACATGTTTCTGTACACCATCATCATTAATAAAAACATGAAAAAAGCAAAAGCCCGAATCTCATATGAAATTCGGGCTTTTGCTTTTTAAGGGCTATATCGTTTAATCTTTAACGAACTTGCCGCTACTGTTTGCACTTACGTCTACTTTTTCTGGAGCGCCGCGATAATACACTTTGCCGCTACTGCTGGCACGGCCTTCAATGCTACGATGAGCAGTCACTTGGGCTTTGCCAGAGCTGCTGATATTGGCTTCTACGTTTTCGCTATCCATGTTATAGGCATATAGTTTGCCAGAGCTACTGATGTCTAAGTCCTGGTATTTGGCCTTGCCAGAGAGTTCTACTTTTGCGCTACTAGAAATTTTAACTTCTAGGTATCTTACGTTGAGTACTAAGTTGGCCTTGCCAGAACTGCTTGCCCTAATTTCGAAATCTTCTGTTGCTATGGCATCTTCACCAGATATGGAAGCAGAAGAGCTAACGGATATTTCTTTTAGTTCGTCGGAGTAGGAGAGTTCAATATTTACATCCATAGAAGAGTAGTTTCCTTTTTTCATTCTAATGTAAAGTGTAGAGCCTTCTATATCGGTTTCTACTCGGTCTACATCGATTCCACGGGTTTCTATTTTTGCTTCGTTAGCGGCTCCTTGGCGTAGATTGACTTTGATGGATTGAGAGACTCGTATTTGATCGAATGTACCTAGGTTTCTTGTTTCGCTATTTTGTGCCTGAGCCAAATTGAAGGCAAGAGCCAGGATCACACAAATGAGGTGCTTTTTCATGAGTTCTTATATTTTGATTACGAATGATGGACTGGGGTAGCATCAAAAGGTTGCATATTTTGAAATAAAAAGCACCGTACTTTTGAAGGTTTGAACTGAGTGACCTATTTTTAGGGTTGTTAATTAACACGGAAAAGAATTAAAGACGCTTCATTGAGAAAAAGGTAGATAATATTTACCTTGGAGAAAGCCCCCTAGTGGGGCTTTCTTTTTTTTAGTAGCTTTGCGTTTTATTTCTTACGCATGAAAAAAGTCGCATTTTATACACTGGGTTGTAAACTCAATTTTTCTGAGACCTCTACGATATCAAGATTGTTTGAAGAGGAAGGCTATCAGAAAGTGGCCTTCGAAGAAAAGGCCGATATTTTCGTGATCAACACCTGTTCGGTCACAGAGAATGCAGATAAAAAATGTCGACAGATTGTAAAGAGCGCCAAGAAAAACTCACCAGATTCATTTGTAGTCATTATTGGTTGCTTTGCTCAGCTCAAGCCTAAAGAAATATCTGAAATACCAGGAGTAGATGCGGTATTGGGTGCTGCAGAAAAATTCAAACTGCTAGAACACTTAAAAGGTTTTGAAAAACAAAAAGAGGCTATCGTATGTGCTTCTGAAATTTCTAACGCTACCGAATTTAACAATGCGTATTCTATAGCTGACCGTACGAGAACTTTTCTAAAAGTACAGGACGGCTGTAATTATGGCTGTGCATTTTGTACCATTCCGTTGGCGCGTGGTAAGAGTAGAAGCGATACCATCGAAAATATTTTGAAATCTGCTCATGAGATTGCTCAAACAGAGGTGAAGGAAGTGGTGCTGACGGGTGTGAATATCGGTGACTTTGGTGTGCAAGATGGCCGGAGAAAAGAACGGTTTTTAGAACTGATACAAACACTCGATGAAGTGGAAGGGATCGAGAGATATCGCATTTCTTCTATTGAACCCAATTTGCTCAACAATCAAATTATAGAGTTTGTGGCGAAGAGCAAGAGGTTTGTCCCTCATTTTCATATCCCACTTCAGTCAGGTAGCAATAAGATTTTGAAGTTGATGAATCGTCGATATCTGCGAGAGCTGTATGTGGAGCGTGTGGCTAAGATCAAGCAAGAAATGCCAGATGCATGTATTGGGGTGGATGTGATCACGGGGTTTCCTGGCGAAACGCATGAGGATTTTTT contains the following coding sequences:
- a CDS encoding Na/Pi symporter, producing the protein MEGSTTQKLNLVQFILSISLALLVFLWSLDLMTSSFHVIGNDTVIKVLAITSNPFISLFIGLFITAVIQSSSTSTSLIVAVVASGGMTLENAVPMIMGANMGTTLTSTIVSLSYITDNKEFKNAIATGVMHDFFNIMTVMVLFPLEYYYHVLSKLSTQVVTALNLSHTPAAKGQESGLSFFDMINGFLIDSVEYKFVLVLVACIALFASIKIISKIISNRMIGASEERFQEVFFKNKLNSFGLGTVLTAGIQSSSITTSIIVPLGATGKIHLSKIYPYIVGANVGTTITALIAAFNKSEAALSIAVVHFLFNLIGSILFLVIPYLNQLPIRYARQFGLMTMQYRVIGFFYILFIFFILPLALIFLHRL
- a CDS encoding efflux RND transporter permease subunit, which gives rise to MLKLIKSALQKPISVMVGIIGILFFSVISIKEIPVDIFPELELPSIYIIQPYGGMAPDQMDGFITTRYQDHFLYVSGVRDVEVRTIQGMSILELKFYPGTDMGEAAAEVANNIARTKAYMPEGTVPPQVLRFDASSVPVGQLVFESETHTLNEIQDLASSRVRPMFSKIEGVSSPPPLGGNQRSIVIKVDPKQLRSYKVTPEEVIKAVIANNQPSPAGNVRIGNKALMAPINSLIDDPQEFLDVPIRTGSGPSVFIRDVATVEDAADITVGFALIQGKRAVYIPVVKKADASTLSVVNNIKEALPRLQHAVPEDVKISYQFDQSVYVSNSLKSLIVEGILGALLTGLMVFLFLKDWRSVIIVVVTIPVSVLCSVMILNLFGQTINIMTLSGLALSIGILVDEATITIENIHQHLEMKKTKAMAIWEACKEIAFPKLLILLCILAVFLPALVMHGVPRSMFLPLSLAVGFAMIASFLLSQTLVPVLSNWLLKGHVSIPKSEELTGFDRFKDRYLKLLGEIMEKRKWWVGGYLVIALGIAGLSFYVIGTDILPHANSHQFQLRLKAADGTRVERTEEMTLKVLDLIDEEVGEENVVITSAYVGNVPTSYGSAQAFVFNSGPHEAVMQVALDESYPVKMDELKERLRARVSENMPELKVSFEPIELVDKIMSQGAATPIEVRVAAKDIIQAYGFAEKIRVNMGKIPFLRDVQIKQPMNYPTLNIDIDRARAGQLGVTPVQVAKSMVAATSSSRFTDKNLWLDNSKGLAYQVQVQIPEHEMSSVNDVANIPLQAGAARPALADVATISQEVSPGQYDRTGPNRLVTITANIQEKDLGAAKKAVQHAIDQTGEPPRGMIVESKGLAQLLTETLDSLQGGLLVAIVIIFLLLTANYQSFKLSLVVLSSIPAVLAGSLMMLLLCGATLNLQSYMGMIMSLGVSVSNAILMVTNAESIRLEEKDARKAGLMAANGRIRPIIMTSIAMIMGMAPMALGMGEGGDQVSPLGQAVIGGLIASTLASLLILPSTFSLLQAKAGFDSVSLDPEDVESKYFQKQS
- a CDS encoding Na/Pi cotransporter family protein: MEYGIFDILQLIGALGFFIYGMKVMSESIQKAAGDSLRSVMSIITSNRVSGVFTGFLTTAIIQSSSATTVMVVSFVNAGLLKLRQAIGVIMGANIGTTITGVLILVFGFSKFSISHYTLPIIAVGFPMLFAKKVEWKYWGEFLIGFSLLFMGLDALKHAVPDLKQNPEILEWIADINNLGFISVIISVLIGTILTVVVQSSSAAMTVTLIMCHNGWIPFDMAAGIVLGENIGTTITANLAALVGNVHAKRAALSHFMFNVFGVVWMLLVFNLYIGTIDSIMVSFDLGSPLNDTASINWGLICFHTSFNIVNTLIMIWFVPQIEQIVTKLVTSKDEEDEEFHLEFIGTQLMRTAELSLMEARKEVVNFSKQVVKMSRFVQELVTSDDNKRIEALTEKISKYEDRTDELEMEIDDYLVKVSEGRLSTAASEEIRAIMSITSDLERSADIFMRMSREINRKNKHNLTFTSDQILNIQKIFGLVDAALAEMHKNLKSDYSEVLLEGARKSEEAINKMKKELSKKHWKSVEENHYDVQTGIVYRDIIFGCERIGDHVINVTESIVGIEEHVSVHHHH
- a CDS encoding OprO/OprP family phosphate-selective porin; this encodes MKLFYFTLALATCAVMAQAQSFDGSKIGNGLRFVDKDSTFSTQINLRFQTQYLGLYDFDSEEYADQFLIRRYRLKFKGFLYDPRIEYKIELGLSNRDQGSFYNENSGAANIVLDAALKWHFRKNWHLWVGQTKLPGNRERVISSGALQFTERSQLNNRYTLDRDIGIQLHHEHTIGQMVLREIASISMGEGRNVTISNSSNGYDYTVRGEILPFGKFKKKGDYFGSDLMREPKPKLSIGVTYDFNDNNNRERGQLGRFLNTEVDFSTLFIDAMFKYNGFSMMSEYGIRTILDGPHDGIDETGTTRYYYTGEAFNISAGYLLKNNLEFAGRYVYNAPESESIGDKENIYTLNVSKFIAGHTLKIQASASYIDNYTADDALLFIAQMEIGF
- a CDS encoding efflux RND transporter periplasmic adaptor subunit, which gives rise to MYKAIERVGCLIVIAVLIQSCSHGAKSNESPKTLVPEVEITNVQEKTPSRQVVLPGELKPWNKVDILARVRGYVGGIHVDRGSMVKKGQVLTVLEAPEVVAELGNAQAQYETAKAGVIEQEARLRSSKLTYNRLMVTSKTPGAVSANEIDMAYARMMVDSAATVSREGLLEAARAKLVSQRQLVKYLTVRAPFNGIITARNVSPGTLVGSGGNQGLPMFVLEDRSRLRLTVAIPERMTNAIPKDSEVSFVVAANPGDSFVGHYARSANSLEEMNRSMLTEFDVDNKSGELKSGMYAEVTLPLVRNEATLFVPASALVHTSEGVYVIKTVGNTAEWVSVEKGNQIEDLVEVFGAIEAKQNILLVGNPEIRNGQRVNIAPSKS
- a CDS encoding TolC family protein gives rise to the protein MTIMNGAWNAVLGQTLDLAKSLEMAKANYSSIQAKRALSEATLQEVGATKNIYMPKLMLQHQYTYSTGNSVEGGFFPNEGTISPSGGIRTENINQGAYGSFTSAIMEWDVFSFGKQSSNVRAAKADANAGQLDLENEIFQHQIRVADAYLLLLVSEKLTEVQEHNVIRAKNFSDAVDAGVRAQLRAGVDSSLAHAEYARARVLLLESQRNEQMRKYRLIELLGEDAQTFSLEIDSMSFCSQLPVVGFANMEIDQNPLLRMQQAKIEAAGQRALAMKRSFMPTVSLVAAGWARGAGVDNADGSYHTDFANGTQYQVSNYLLGVTAKWRVTDGFLIRNRYKKLQYITDQNTQQFYQQQNMLKRQATESEMQYRIMMEKARTIPLQMKAAKQAYTQAEARYENGLSDLSTLLQSMVVLNQAEADLAIAYSNVWRSHLMVAAAKGDLTSFFDSL